The following are from one region of the Streptomyces changanensis genome:
- a CDS encoding extracellular solute-binding protein, translating to MASSPPSRRRFLALSGLTALSVPLTAACGGGGSGDQPAADGKVTFAWWNIATTEPGRSLFPQISSAFTAAHPNVRIETTSLENEAFKSKLTATTSSGRLPDVFQTWGGGVLRQQVDAGLVEDLTDVLDWSSQLTPVSLQAYQFEGRTYGVPYDIGMVGFWYNKKLFAKAGITAPPVTWAELLEDVRKLKAAGITPIALAGKEKWPGHYYWAYLAMRVAGLPALRQAATTKDFTGGGFVQAGVHLKELVDLQPFQTAFLGAGYATPGGQAATMGNGKAAMELMGQWGPSVQKDAGADLGADLGFFPFPTVDGGVGRATEVFGGGGGFALRKGAPKEALDFLRFFVLDNESKLLASNGYLPVVKGAESRLTDANKKVVADSLVKATGFQLFLDQAYPPAVGQEVNDSVADLIAGEKTPEQVTTSITEAAKSA from the coding sequence ATGGCCAGCTCTCCCCCGAGTCGACGACGCTTCCTGGCGCTCTCGGGCCTCACCGCACTGTCCGTCCCGCTGACCGCGGCCTGCGGCGGTGGAGGCTCCGGCGACCAGCCGGCGGCCGACGGCAAGGTGACCTTCGCGTGGTGGAACATCGCCACGACGGAACCGGGCAGGTCCCTCTTCCCGCAGATCTCCTCGGCGTTCACGGCCGCCCACCCGAACGTCAGGATCGAGACGACCTCGTTGGAGAACGAGGCGTTCAAGTCCAAGCTGACCGCCACCACCTCCTCGGGCAGGCTCCCCGACGTCTTCCAGACCTGGGGCGGCGGCGTGCTGCGGCAGCAGGTCGACGCGGGGCTGGTCGAGGACCTCACCGACGTCCTCGACTGGTCGTCCCAGCTCACCCCGGTCTCCCTGCAGGCGTACCAGTTCGAGGGTCGGACCTACGGGGTGCCCTACGACATCGGCATGGTCGGCTTCTGGTACAACAAGAAGCTCTTCGCCAAGGCCGGGATCACCGCCCCGCCGGTCACCTGGGCCGAGCTCCTCGAAGACGTCAGGAAGCTCAAGGCGGCGGGCATCACCCCGATCGCCCTCGCGGGCAAGGAGAAGTGGCCGGGCCACTACTACTGGGCCTACCTCGCGATGCGCGTCGCCGGTCTCCCCGCGCTGCGGCAGGCGGCGACCACCAAGGACTTCACCGGCGGCGGCTTCGTCCAGGCGGGCGTCCACCTCAAGGAGCTGGTCGACCTCCAGCCGTTCCAGACGGCCTTCCTGGGGGCCGGCTACGCCACCCCCGGCGGGCAGGCCGCGACCATGGGCAACGGCAAGGCCGCCATGGAGCTGATGGGGCAGTGGGGACCGTCGGTGCAGAAGGACGCGGGCGCCGACCTCGGAGCGGACCTGGGCTTCTTCCCCTTCCCGACGGTCGACGGCGGTGTCGGCCGGGCCACCGAGGTGTTCGGCGGTGGCGGTGGCTTCGCGCTGCGCAAGGGCGCCCCGAAGGAAGCGCTGGACTTCCTGCGGTTCTTCGTCCTGGACAACGAGTCCAAGCTGCTGGCCTCCAACGGCTACCTGCCGGTGGTCAAGGGCGCGGAGAGCCGGCTCACCGACGCCAACAAGAAGGTGGTGGCCGACAGCCTGGTCAAGGCGACGGGCTTCCAGCTCTTCCTCGACCAGGCCTATCCGCCGGCGGTCGGCCAGGAAGTCAACGACAGCGTCGCCGACCTCATCGCGGGCGAGAAGACGCCCGAACAGGTCACCACCTCGATCACCGAGGCTGCGAAGAGTGCCTAG
- a CDS encoding LacI family DNA-binding transcriptional regulator, which yields MSEQRPTLAVIAAEAGVSQATVSKVINGRSDVASATRERIETLLRSHNYSQPGRQGRARRSGLVDLIIGGLDSAWAVEILRGVEAECAQRSVGTVVSLVPPGEATPSSWAALPVLHHSDGVILVTASVTQAQRAQVERAGVALVVIDPIDLPGNGVPSIGATNWAGGLAATEHLLERGHRRIAAIGGRREMLCSQARIDGYRAALERAGIEVDRDLIRFGDFQHEGGFRCARELLDLPEPPTAVFAGSDQQAMGVYEAARQRGLSIPQDLSVVGFDDLPMCEWLSPPLTTVRQPLEEMGRLAARTLFQLLERQPLVSPRMELSTELKVRLSTAPPRR from the coding sequence GTGAGCGAGCAGCGTCCGACCCTGGCCGTCATCGCCGCGGAGGCGGGGGTCTCCCAGGCCACCGTGTCCAAGGTGATCAACGGTCGCTCCGATGTCGCGTCCGCGACACGCGAGCGGATCGAGACCCTGCTGCGATCCCACAACTACTCCCAGCCCGGCCGGCAGGGCAGGGCCCGCAGATCGGGCCTGGTCGACCTGATCATCGGCGGTCTGGACAGCGCCTGGGCGGTGGAGATACTGCGCGGTGTCGAGGCCGAGTGCGCCCAGCGGAGCGTCGGCACCGTCGTGTCGCTCGTCCCGCCGGGCGAGGCCACCCCGTCGAGCTGGGCCGCGCTTCCGGTCCTGCACCACAGCGACGGCGTCATCCTCGTCACCGCCTCGGTCACCCAGGCCCAGCGCGCCCAGGTCGAACGGGCCGGGGTGGCGCTGGTCGTCATCGACCCGATCGACCTGCCGGGCAACGGCGTGCCGAGCATCGGCGCGACCAACTGGGCGGGCGGTCTCGCCGCCACGGAGCACCTGCTGGAGAGGGGGCACCGCCGGATCGCCGCGATCGGCGGGCGCAGGGAGATGCTCTGCAGCCAGGCCCGCATCGACGGGTACCGGGCCGCGCTGGAGCGGGCCGGGATCGAGGTGGACCGCGACCTGATCCGGTTCGGCGACTTCCAGCACGAGGGCGGGTTCCGGTGCGCCCGGGAGCTGCTCGACCTGCCCGAGCCGCCGACCGCCGTCTTCGCCGGCAGCGACCAGCAGGCGATGGGCGTGTACGAGGCCGCCCGGCAGCGCGGCTTGAGCATCCCGCAGGACCTCAGCGTGGTCGGCTTCGACGACCTGCCGATGTGCGAGTGGCTGTCTCCCCCGCTGACGACGGTGCGTCAGCCGCTGGAGGAGATGGGCCGGCTCGCCGCCCGCACACTCTTCCAGCTCCTGGAACGGCAGCCCCTGGTCAGCCCCCGGATGGAACTCTCGACCGAGCTGAAGGTCCGGCTCTCCACCGCCCCGCCTCGTCGCTAG
- a CDS encoding carbohydrate ABC transporter permease, with translation MRGWGEWASVAWFLVPALVLFLVFVLAPIVVAVFTGFFKWGGIGPLDDFVGFANYTKLFDDRVFLGDLGRGLYLIVLSITVQLPFALFTAVLLNQRLRGRAVYRMLFFAPYILSEVVTAVLFTMIFLPGAGMADHLVGLLGLEGLQGKWLADPSTVMPTLFVVMIWKYFGFHMMLFLAGLQGIPAEILEAASIDGAGAWQRFRHVTLPLLGPTIRISVFLSIIGSIQLFDLVWVMTAGGPNHSSETMAIAMFQFGFKRYQVGYASAISVVLFMISLVFSLFYQRYVLRRDLNGAVTAGGGR, from the coding sequence CTGCGCGGGTGGGGAGAATGGGCTTCGGTCGCCTGGTTCCTCGTCCCGGCTCTGGTCCTCTTCCTCGTCTTCGTCCTCGCCCCGATCGTCGTCGCCGTCTTCACCGGCTTCTTCAAATGGGGCGGGATCGGCCCCCTGGACGACTTCGTCGGCTTCGCCAACTACACCAAGCTGTTCGACGACCGGGTCTTCCTCGGCGATCTGGGGCGCGGGCTGTACCTGATCGTCCTGTCGATCACGGTCCAGCTGCCGTTCGCCCTGTTCACCGCGGTCCTGCTCAACCAGAGGCTCCGCGGCCGGGCCGTCTACCGGATGCTGTTCTTCGCGCCGTACATCCTGTCCGAGGTGGTCACGGCGGTCCTCTTCACGATGATCTTCCTGCCCGGCGCCGGCATGGCCGACCATCTCGTCGGCCTCCTGGGCCTGGAGGGGCTGCAGGGCAAGTGGCTCGCCGACCCCTCGACGGTCATGCCGACCCTCTTCGTGGTCATGATCTGGAAGTACTTCGGCTTCCACATGATGCTCTTCCTCGCCGGGCTGCAGGGCATCCCGGCCGAGATCCTCGAGGCCGCCTCCATCGACGGCGCCGGCGCCTGGCAGCGTTTCCGGCACGTGACGCTGCCGCTGCTCGGCCCGACGATCCGGATCAGCGTCTTCCTTTCGATCATCGGGTCCATCCAGCTCTTCGACCTCGTCTGGGTCATGACCGCGGGTGGACCCAACCACTCCTCCGAGACGATGGCGATCGCGATGTTCCAGTTCGGGTTCAAGCGGTATCAGGTCGGCTACGCCAGCGCGATCAGCGTGGTCCTGTTCATGATCAGCCTGGTCTTCTCCCTCTTCTACCAGCGCTACGTGCTCCGCCGTGACCTGAACGGGGCCGTCACCGCAGGAGGCGGCCGATGA